One window of the Brevundimonas goettingensis genome contains the following:
- a CDS encoding SDR family oxidoreductase gives MADASNPTPRYPTPPFPDQKQPWPGLASKMEPRPDHGETSYRGSGRLAGKRALITGGDSGIGRAAAIAFAREGADVVINHLPEEEPDAREVIDLITAEGRKGVSIPGDLRDEAFCRRLVSEAAGALGGLDILVNNAARQQTRPSIADISAEDFDATFKTNVYAPFWLSKAALEIMGEGAVIVNTASEQAGDPSEDIMDYAMTRAAVLNFTKGLATQLAPRGIRVNAVAPGPFWTPLQVSGGATPEKLRNFGASSPFGRPGQPAEIAGLYVAAADPTLSYSTGQIFAATGGNRQPA, from the coding sequence ATGGCCGACGCGTCCAACCCCACGCCCCGTTATCCGACCCCGCCGTTCCCGGACCAGAAACAGCCCTGGCCCGGCCTGGCCTCGAAGATGGAGCCGCGGCCGGACCACGGCGAAACCAGCTACCGGGGCTCGGGCCGTCTCGCGGGCAAGCGCGCCCTGATCACCGGCGGCGACAGCGGCATCGGACGCGCCGCGGCCATCGCCTTCGCGCGCGAAGGCGCCGATGTCGTCATCAACCATCTGCCCGAGGAAGAGCCAGACGCGCGCGAGGTCATCGACCTGATCACCGCCGAGGGTCGCAAGGGCGTGTCGATCCCGGGCGACCTGCGCGACGAGGCCTTCTGTCGCCGGCTGGTCTCCGAAGCGGCCGGGGCGCTCGGCGGGCTCGACATCCTGGTCAACAACGCCGCGCGCCAGCAGACGCGGCCCTCCATCGCCGACATCAGCGCCGAGGATTTCGACGCGACCTTCAAGACCAATGTCTATGCGCCCTTCTGGCTGTCGAAAGCCGCGCTGGAAATCATGGGGGAGGGGGCGGTGATCGTGAACACCGCTTCCGAACAGGCGGGCGACCCGTCCGAGGACATCATGGACTACGCCATGACCCGGGCGGCGGTGCTCAACTTCACCAAGGGGCTGGCGACCCAGTTGGCGCCGCGGGGCATCCGGGTGAATGCCGTGGCCCCCGGGCCGTTCTGGACACCGCTGCAGGTCAGCGGCGGCGCCACGCCGGAGAAGCTCAGGAATTTCGGCGCGTCGAGCCCCTTCGGACGGCCCGGCCAGCCCGCAGAGATCGCCGGCCTTTATGTCGCCGCCGCCGATCCGACGCTCAGCTATTCGACAGGCCAGATCTTCGCGGCCACGGGCGGCAATCGCCAGCCGGCCTGA
- a CDS encoding LysR family transcriptional regulator has translation MSKLPDLEALAIFAKVAETQSFSGAAEALNLSKATVSKAVSRLEVRLGTTLLHRTSRRFALTEQGRGLAARAAQMVAEGEAAEAQALDQSMNPRGLVRLAAPMSFGISYVAPALPEFLARHPDVSIDLHLSDEVVDLVGGGFDCALRIAALPDSSLTARKLRTIKRHLVASPEYIAQRGRPQDPEELSRHSCFGYAYLPTPNTWKFRHKTDGREVMVRPHGPLRANNADALTASLLAGLGIAEQPDFFHWDDIANGRLEILLPDWELPRIDLHLVAPGGGPRPARVTALMDYLAGRFAGPLWPGDTGGKRPG, from the coding sequence ATGTCGAAACTGCCCGATCTCGAAGCTCTCGCCATCTTCGCCAAGGTCGCCGAGACCCAGTCCTTCTCGGGCGCGGCCGAGGCGCTGAACCTGTCCAAGGCGACGGTGTCCAAGGCCGTCAGCCGGCTGGAGGTGCGTCTGGGCACGACCCTGCTGCACCGGACCTCGCGTCGCTTCGCCCTGACCGAACAGGGCAGGGGGCTGGCCGCCCGCGCCGCCCAGATGGTCGCCGAGGGCGAGGCCGCCGAGGCCCAGGCGCTGGACCAGTCGATGAACCCGCGCGGTCTGGTGCGGCTGGCCGCGCCGATGTCGTTCGGCATCTCCTATGTGGCGCCGGCCCTGCCGGAGTTCCTGGCCCGCCACCCCGACGTCTCCATCGACCTGCATCTGTCGGACGAGGTGGTCGATCTGGTCGGCGGCGGCTTCGACTGCGCCCTGCGCATCGCGGCCCTGCCGGACTCGTCCCTGACGGCGCGCAAGCTCCGCACCATCAAGCGCCATCTGGTCGCCTCGCCCGAATATATCGCGCAGCGCGGCCGACCCCAGGATCCCGAGGAACTCTCGCGCCACTCGTGCTTCGGCTATGCCTATCTGCCGACGCCCAACACCTGGAAATTCCGCCACAAAACCGACGGACGCGAGGTGATGGTCCGGCCGCACGGCCCCTTGCGCGCCAACAACGCCGACGCTCTTACCGCCTCGCTCCTGGCCGGGCTGGGCATCGCCGAACAGCCCGACTTCTTCCACTGGGACGACATCGCGAATGGGAGGCTTGAGATCCTGCTGCCCGACTGGGAGCTGCCGCGCATCGACCTGCATCTGGTGGCGCCCGGCGGCGGGCCGAGGCCGGCGCGGGTCACGGCCCTGATGGACTATCTGGCCGGCCGTTTCGCGGGACCGCTCTGGCCCGGCGACACGGGCGGCAAACGCCCCGGCTAG
- a CDS encoding TrmH family RNA methyltransferase, whose amino-acid sequence MRIISIDAADDPRIAAYRDIRERDLTGREGLFIAEGEVVLRNLVSSAGLCRPRSMLIADKRIAALEPIIAAAPADMPVYSVGQAVLDSVAGFPLHRGILALGEKPEPEEASAVLDRLGEDAVVVAAEGIGNHDNIGGIFRNAAAFGAGAVLLDDRCGDPFYRKSIRVSVGAVLRVPCPRPLPLADLVETLKAARFEVIALTPSATEPLAALRPGGRRALLLGSEGPGLPQGIIDRCRPVGIAMAGDFDSLNVAATSAIALHQLTRASGLRTDGEFSPRGIGGEAIAPIR is encoded by the coding sequence ATGCGCATCATTTCCATCGACGCCGCGGACGATCCCCGGATCGCCGCCTATCGCGACATCAGGGAGCGCGATCTGACGGGGCGGGAAGGGCTGTTCATCGCCGAAGGGGAGGTGGTGCTCAGGAATCTGGTCTCGTCCGCGGGCCTATGCCGGCCACGCTCGATGCTGATCGCCGATAAGCGAATCGCGGCCCTGGAGCCCATTATCGCCGCCGCGCCCGCCGACATGCCGGTCTATTCGGTCGGCCAGGCGGTGCTCGATTCGGTCGCGGGCTTTCCCCTGCACCGGGGCATACTGGCGCTCGGGGAGAAGCCCGAGCCGGAGGAGGCGTCCGCCGTGCTGGACCGGCTGGGCGAGGACGCGGTGGTGGTCGCGGCCGAGGGGATCGGCAATCACGACAATATCGGCGGGATCTTCCGCAATGCCGCCGCCTTCGGGGCCGGGGCCGTGCTGCTGGACGACCGCTGCGGCGATCCCTTCTATCGCAAGTCGATCCGGGTCTCGGTCGGGGCGGTGCTGCGCGTGCCTTGCCCGCGTCCCTTGCCGCTGGCGGACCTGGTCGAGACCCTGAAGGCGGCGCGGTTCGAGGTCATCGCCCTAACCCCCTCGGCGACCGAGCCGCTGGCGGCGCTGCGACCCGGCGGACGGCGGGCCCTGCTGCTGGGGTCGGAGGGGCCGGGTCTGCCGCAGGGGATCATCGACCGATGCCGCCCGGTCGGGATCGCCATGGCCGGGGACTTCGATTCCCTGAACGTGGCCGCGACCTCGGCCATCGCCCTGCATCAGCTGACACGCGCCTCGGGACTGCGAACCGATGGCGAATTCTCCCCGCGCGGGATCGGGGGCGAAGCAATTGCGCCGATCCGGTGA
- a CDS encoding TetR/AcrR family transcriptional regulator produces MTDAVVSTRFESKRRLILDEATRLFKARGLKGATLIDVARSIGLSNTSVSYYFPRRDDLAAACFFRTIAAYDGLLDAVEPTEAGEGRIRAFLDLHFDHLARMARGQAPDLIGFSDLSALTGPQAEAVFDAFENLFRRARRVLIGPPRAGDTRSGRNARAHLLLSVVFGAAHWAREFEPEDLPRIAARAADILLNGLVTADAAWPPEPLDFDAGSDDGPREAFLRAATRLLNEKGYQGASVSQISARLGVTKGSFYHHLDTKADLVGDCFERSFGIVRRAQDAGFALEVTGWERLSRTVAALIRRQLSDQGPLLRHTALSAAPEEVRSDIATSTRRVGDRFGQMVANGMIDGSIRAVDQTLAARMLDDMINAAAELWRWAPDLDADSAVADYARPMMFGLEA; encoded by the coding sequence ATGACCGACGCCGTCGTCTCCACGCGCTTCGAGAGCAAGCGCCGGCTGATCCTGGACGAGGCCACGCGGCTGTTCAAGGCGCGGGGGCTGAAGGGGGCGACCCTGATCGACGTCGCCCGCAGCATCGGCCTGAGCAACACCAGCGTCAGCTACTATTTCCCGCGCCGCGACGACCTGGCGGCGGCCTGTTTCTTTCGGACCATCGCGGCCTATGACGGTCTGCTGGATGCGGTTGAGCCGACGGAGGCGGGGGAGGGGCGGATCCGCGCCTTCCTGGATCTGCATTTCGACCATCTGGCGCGGATGGCGCGGGGGCAGGCGCCGGACCTGATCGGCTTCAGCGACCTCAGCGCCCTGACGGGGCCTCAGGCCGAGGCCGTGTTCGACGCCTTCGAAAACCTGTTCCGGCGGGCGCGGCGGGTGCTGATCGGGCCGCCGCGCGCGGGCGACACCCGGTCGGGACGCAACGCGCGAGCGCATCTGCTGCTGTCGGTGGTCTTTGGCGCAGCCCACTGGGCGCGGGAGTTCGAGCCGGAGGACCTGCCCCGGATCGCGGCGCGGGCGGCGGACATCCTGCTGAACGGCCTCGTGACGGCGGACGCCGCCTGGCCGCCCGAGCCGCTGGACTTCGACGCCGGATCAGATGACGGACCGCGCGAGGCCTTTTTGCGCGCCGCGACCCGGCTGCTCAACGAAAAGGGCTATCAGGGCGCCTCGGTCAGCCAGATTTCGGCGCGGCTCGGGGTGACCAAGGGCTCCTTCTACCACCACCTCGACACCAAGGCGGATCTGGTCGGCGACTGTTTCGAACGCAGTTTCGGCATCGTGCGCCGGGCCCAGGACGCGGGTTTCGCGCTGGAGGTGACGGGCTGGGAGAGGCTGTCGCGGACGGTCGCGGCCCTGATCCGGCGTCAGCTGTCCGATCAGGGGCCGTTGCTGCGCCACACCGCCCTCAGCGCCGCGCCGGAGGAAGTGCGGTCCGACATCGCGACCTCGACCCGCCGGGTCGGCGACCGCTTCGGCCAGATGGTCGCCAACGGAATGATCGACGGCTCAATCCGCGCGGTGGACCAGACCCTGGCCGCCCGGATGCTGGACGACATGATCAACGCCGCCGCCGAGCTGTGGCGCTGGGCCCCGGATCTGGACGCCGACAGCGCGGTGGCGGACTACGCCCGGCCGATGATGTTCGGTCTGGAGGCCTAA
- a CDS encoding M28 family metallopeptidase, with protein MPLRKSTAVSGLALLLAAAASMASAQDAQHIDPARLNAHIAALADDAMGGRGPTTPGEEAAVNYVADQFKAMGLEPAGDNGTWFQTVPINRFLQDGPAILSANAGGEALTFNRGTDVIVGSHRPVSRISLTDVPVVFVGYGVTAPERGWDDFKGVDVRGKIVLMLVNDPDFEVAADSPLAGKFDGKGMTYYGRWVYKFEEAARRGAAGVLVIHETAGAGYPWTTLQNSSTAAGFDIVRDNVEAERVQAQGWIQQPIAAKLMAAAGLDYATLKAQAQTADFHPVALNGVTMSMDFGLKYERLTTRNVAGKLTGTTRPNETVMFGAHWDAYGHATPNAQGDDIYNGAVDNASGVAGVLELARLFAAAPRTERSQIFVSWAAEEAGLLGAYYYAAHPLVPLETTVANINMDSLLPGGPSPEIVVIGYGKTDLQDRLARDAAKEGRTLIADPAPQVGAFYRSDHFPLAKMGVPALFAAAGFTGASEASRIYVRDRYHQPTDAWEPGWDMTGAAADVQLLYEVGRDLAIGTDWPKWTPGNEFEGVREASAASRK; from the coding sequence ATGCCCCTCCGTAAATCGACCGCCGTTTCCGGCCTCGCCCTGCTGCTGGCGGCCGCCGCCTCCATGGCGAGCGCGCAAGACGCCCAACACATCGACCCGGCGCGGCTGAACGCCCATATCGCGGCCCTCGCCGACGACGCCATGGGCGGGCGCGGCCCGACGACGCCCGGCGAAGAGGCTGCGGTGAACTATGTCGCCGACCAGTTCAAGGCGATGGGGCTGGAGCCCGCGGGCGACAACGGGACCTGGTTCCAGACCGTGCCGATCAACCGCTTCCTGCAGGACGGCCCGGCGATCCTCTCGGCGAACGCGGGCGGCGAGGCCCTGACCTTCAACCGTGGGACCGACGTCATCGTCGGCAGCCACCGCCCGGTCTCGCGGATCAGCCTGACGGACGTACCGGTGGTCTTCGTCGGCTATGGGGTCACGGCGCCCGAGCGCGGCTGGGACGACTTCAAGGGCGTCGATGTGCGCGGCAAGATCGTGCTGATGCTGGTCAACGACCCGGACTTCGAGGTCGCCGCCGACAGCCCCTTGGCGGGCAAGTTCGACGGCAAGGGCATGACCTACTACGGCCGCTGGGTCTACAAGTTCGAGGAGGCGGCGCGGCGCGGGGCGGCGGGCGTCCTGGTCATCCATGAGACCGCCGGCGCGGGCTATCCCTGGACCACCCTGCAGAACTCCTCCACCGCCGCCGGCTTCGACATCGTGCGCGACAATGTCGAGGCCGAGCGGGTCCAGGCCCAGGGCTGGATCCAGCAGCCGATCGCCGCGAAGCTGATGGCCGCCGCCGGTCTCGACTATGCGACGCTGAAGGCCCAGGCCCAGACGGCGGACTTCCATCCGGTCGCCCTGAACGGGGTGACGATGTCGATGGACTTCGGCCTCAAGTACGAGCGGCTGACGACCCGCAACGTCGCCGGCAAGCTGACCGGCACGACCCGACCCAACGAGACGGTGATGTTCGGCGCCCACTGGGACGCCTACGGTCACGCCACGCCCAACGCCCAGGGCGACGACATCTATAACGGCGCGGTGGACAACGCCTCGGGCGTCGCTGGCGTGCTGGAGCTGGCCCGGCTGTTCGCCGCCGCCCCGCGCACCGAACGCTCCCAGATCTTCGTCTCCTGGGCGGCCGAGGAGGCGGGTCTGCTGGGGGCCTACTACTATGCCGCCCACCCGCTGGTCCCGCTGGAGACCACGGTCGCCAACATCAATATGGACTCGCTGCTGCCCGGCGGGCCGTCGCCCGAGATCGTGGTCATCGGCTATGGCAAGACCGATCTGCAGGACCGGCTGGCGCGGGACGCGGCGAAGGAGGGGCGGACCCTGATCGCCGATCCGGCGCCGCAAGTCGGGGCCTTCTACCGCTCGGACCACTTCCCCCTGGCCAAGATGGGGGTGCCGGCCCTGTTCGCCGCGGCGGGCTTTACCGGCGCGTCCGAGGCCAGCCGCATCTATGTCCGCGACCGCTATCACCAGCCGACCGACGCCTGGGAGCCGGGCTGGGACATGACCGGGGCCGCCGCCGACGTCCAGCTGCTCTATGAGGTCGGCCGCGATCTGGCGATCGGGACCGACTGGCCGAAATGGACGCCGGGCAATGAGTTCGAGGGCGTCCGCGAAGCCAGCGCGGCGTCTCGGAAATAG
- a CDS encoding pirin family protein translates to MIERRPFESLGGANHGWLNAKHHFSFANYYDPKRMSWGSLRVWNDDEIAAGSGFPPHPHADMEIITYVRDGAITHEDSLGNKGRTVAGDVQVMSAGTGIRHAEYNAEPELTRIFQIWIEPTRRGEKPAWGAKPFPKGDRAGQFVVLASGFEDDTDALPIRSDARVVGATLKAGETATYPLGAARRGYLVPAIGEVEVNGVKLNARDGVAITDEDTLTVTALKDAEIVLVDAA, encoded by the coding sequence ATGATCGAGCGCAGACCTTTTGAATCCCTGGGCGGCGCCAACCACGGTTGGCTGAACGCCAAGCACCACTTCTCCTTCGCCAACTACTACGACCCCAAGCGGATGAGCTGGGGCAGCCTGCGGGTCTGGAACGACGACGAGATCGCCGCCGGCTCGGGCTTCCCGCCCCACCCGCACGCCGACATGGAGATCATCACCTATGTCCGCGACGGGGCCATCACCCATGAGGACAGCCTGGGCAACAAGGGCCGCACGGTCGCCGGCGACGTTCAGGTCATGAGCGCGGGCACCGGCATCCGCCACGCCGAATACAACGCCGAGCCGGAGCTGACCCGGATCTTCCAGATCTGGATCGAGCCGACCCGTCGTGGAGAAAAGCCCGCCTGGGGCGCGAAACCCTTCCCGAAGGGCGACCGCGCCGGTCAGTTCGTGGTCCTGGCCTCGGGCTTCGAGGATGACACGGATGCCCTGCCGATCCGCAGCGACGCCCGGGTCGTGGGCGCCACGCTGAAGGCGGGCGAGACGGCGACCTATCCGCTGGGCGCCGCCCGCCGCGGCTATCTCGTCCCCGCCATCGGCGAGGTCGAGGTCAATGGCGTCAAGCTGAACGCCCGTGACGGGGTGGCGATCACCGACGAGGACACCTTGACCGTGACAGCGCTCAAGGATGCTGAGATTGTCCTGGTTGACGCCGCCTGA
- a CDS encoding glutathione S-transferase, translating into MTDYTLYYWSAPFRGQFVRAVLAWAGKTWAEAGDEQIGRLMEGPVKAMPVPFMGPPVLVDEQSGFAVSQMPAILLYLGESLALLPEDPAGRALALKVVCDANDVIDELTRDGGKSMWTPDRWTEFEPRLTKWMSFWEEIGRRHGLKAESGLLLGGDAPGLADIVTATLWTTIADRFPQIGEILKKSAPRTAALAERVSGLPPLVAVAEQARRDYGDTWSGGQIEASLRKVLKA; encoded by the coding sequence ATGACCGACTACACCCTCTACTACTGGTCCGCGCCATTTCGGGGCCAGTTTGTTCGCGCCGTCCTGGCCTGGGCCGGCAAGACATGGGCGGAAGCGGGCGACGAGCAGATCGGCAGGTTGATGGAGGGCCCGGTCAAGGCGATGCCGGTCCCTTTCATGGGGCCGCCGGTTCTCGTCGATGAGCAGAGCGGTTTCGCCGTCTCCCAGATGCCGGCCATTCTGCTCTACCTCGGCGAAAGCCTCGCTCTTCTGCCGGAAGATCCGGCCGGGCGCGCCCTGGCGCTGAAGGTCGTGTGCGACGCCAACGACGTCATCGACGAGCTCACCCGCGACGGCGGCAAATCGATGTGGACCCCCGATCGCTGGACGGAGTTCGAGCCGCGCCTGACGAAGTGGATGTCGTTCTGGGAGGAGATCGGCCGTCGCCATGGCCTGAAGGCCGAGTCCGGTCTCCTTCTGGGCGGGGATGCGCCGGGCCTGGCCGACATCGTGACCGCGACCCTGTGGACCACGATCGCCGATCGCTTTCCGCAGATCGGAGAGATTCTGAAAAAGAGCGCGCCCCGGACGGCGGCCCTGGCCGAGCGGGTTTCGGGCCTTCCGCCGTTGGTCGCGGTCGCGGAACAGGCGCGCCGGGACTATGGCGACACCTGGAGCGGAGGCCAGATCGAGGCGTCGCTGAGGAAGGTGCTGAAGGCCTGA
- a CDS encoding DoxX family protein, which produces MASFNTAPWAPRALAALRIVAGLLFLAHGVVKLFGFPEGAQPGQVELASLFGVGAVLELVGGALLILGLFTRPVAFVLAGEMAVAYWMFHFPSSPYPAVNGGDAAILFCFIFLYLACAGAGAWSLDGRRK; this is translated from the coding sequence ATGGCTTCCTTCAACACCGCACCCTGGGCGCCGCGCGCCCTCGCCGCCCTCCGCATCGTCGCGGGCCTGCTGTTCCTCGCCCACGGCGTGGTCAAGCTGTTCGGCTTCCCGGAAGGCGCCCAGCCTGGTCAGGTCGAACTGGCCAGCCTGTTCGGCGTCGGCGCCGTTCTGGAACTGGTCGGCGGCGCCCTGCTGATCCTGGGCCTGTTCACCCGCCCGGTCGCCTTCGTCCTGGCCGGCGAGATGGCCGTCGCCTACTGGATGTTCCACTTCCCCTCGAGCCCGTATCCGGCCGTGAACGGCGGCGACGCGGCCATCCTGTTCTGTTTCATCTTCCTGTACCTGGCCTGCGCCGGTGCGGGCGCCTGGAGCCTGGACGGCCGCCGCAAGTAA